From the genome of Triticum aestivum cultivar Chinese Spring chromosome 3B, IWGSC CS RefSeq v2.1, whole genome shotgun sequence, one region includes:
- the LOC123065796 gene encoding uncharacterized protein — protein sequence MGNCAITHQATSWADDGEWELPSPGNDDEGRAEQRKEHVSEVTIRISKRQLQELVDKRAADDGHGHIWKSGRSASELLVDIMNAGEVHHHVEHCRAAHWKPALQSIPEAVES from the coding sequence ATGGGCAACTGCGCCATCACGCATCAGGCCACGTCGTGGGCGGACGACGGCGAGTGGGAGCTGCCGTCGCCCGGCAACGACGACGAGGGGCGCGCGGAGCAGAGGAAGGAGCACGTCAGCGAGGTAACCATCCGTATCAGCAAGCGGCAGCTGCAGGAGCTGGTGGACAAGAGGGCCGCCGACGACGGGCACGGTCACATCTGGAAGAGCGGGCGGTCGGCGTCGGAGCTTCTGGTCGACATCATGAACGCCGGGGAGGTCCACCACCACGTCGAGCACTGCAGGGCGGCGCACTGGAAGCCCGCCCTGCAGAGCATCCCGGAGGCGGTGGAGTCGTGA